The genomic segment TTCTTTGCCATTTTGTCTACCCGGTACAGTCTACGCACCCTTTTCAGGGTGTGCATGTAAGTTACCCCTAGTGGTACTCATTCCCTTGGATGGaaattgggaaacactgtagttaAAGCATTACCTGTAATCTTCATGTAATGTCCCCATCAGGAAGCAGAGAGGGACATTGTGACTGATAAACTAAAAACCCTCAGCAAGGTCATGTCATGTTGTGGTGATGTGTGTCCCACTCCACAGTGTTGGGATGTGCAGGACTCTGAGTCAGAActctgaacaacaacaaaaatgacaccCCTGTCTCCTCCTACTGTTGTGAAATAATTCAGGCCATTAGCTGGGCTGCTTTGGCGTACAGCCCTCATTGCATGCTGACAGACAGGCAAATGAGCTGCACTCAAAACATAACCGCTCTGGCTGAGGAGGTAATTATTACTAAACACAGacggggaggcgaggagagggtgtgtgtgtgtgggattgtatgtgtttgtgtgggtgggcgtgtgtgtgtgtgtgtgtggtggtgagggTTGCTTGATTGCTTGTGTTTTTTGCGGCAGAATGCGTTGTTGAGAAATTCAATGAATACCTTCCATGCTGTGAGGCTGTGAGCACATTTCTTTAGcctggctgtggctgtgctgtgtggcccgaggccagatctctctctcactggaATCAGATTAGCTGAGGTGAGTGACGCGCTGCAAATGCCTCACCGGCTCACACACTGACCccctttcctccacctccaccaccaccaccacctcctccaccaccaccaccactacctcctccaccacctcctccaccaccatctccacctcctccaccaccacctccattaccacctccactacctccactacctccaccacctctaccaccacctccaccgccactatctccgccaccaccaccactaccaccacccccactatctcctccaccaccacctttaccacctccaccactaccaccacctccaccgagcacccctccccctcccgctcTGCTTGACATGCTGCAAATGCCTCACCCACTGACCTCctttccaccacctccacccagcaccagcgaccacccctcccccacccaccccgctgcccagggccgctgacagctttggcctggcccaggacaaagtcagctgaaagggcccccgtGCCAATAgatccaatgtaatgaggaactgattgtgggccccatctctccctgggcccgggaccactgtcccctttgtccccatgCTCCCTCACTCACCCCGCTGCCAATGCTACACCTGATCCCCTTCCCTCCACCACCGACACtactacccctcccctcccctcccctcccctcccctcccgctcTGTTTAACATGCCGCAAATGCCTCACCCACTGACCCgcttcccaccaccactaccaccaccactaccagccctcccagccctcccctcctcctccccttccaccaccactaccagccctcccctctcctccccctccaccaccactaccagccctcccctctcctccccttccaccaccactaccagccctcccctctcctccccttccaccaccactaccagccctcccctctcctgcccctccactaccactcccctcccctccccctctcctccttctccaacaCCACCTCTGCTCTCCTTCAGCTGCAGGAGTCAAGTAATGGGATTAGTCTGTAAACCAGCCTCTGACCTGATGCACCGCAACAGACATGGCCGGGGGCTTGCCAATATACACCATTGTTTCTCTcacacttattctctctcttcctctttctttgtctctctctctctctctctctctctctctctctctctctctctctctctctctctctctctctctctctctctctctctctctctcttgtttccccTTGTGCGCACTCCTGCACGCTTGCTCACACACTCTGTcactcacacgcactctctctctctcacacacacgcacatgcacttgcTAAGCTATGTGCCGTTCTTGTGCCCGCCTGTCTCTTGTCATGTAATTACAAGCATCGTcgtcactcccctcctctcctcgtctctctcctctcctctcctctcctctcctcgtctctctctcctctcctctccactcctctcctcgtctctctcttccctcctctcctcgtctctctcttccctcctctccttgtccctctcctctcctctcctctcctctcctctcctctcctctcctctcctctcctctcctctcctctcctctcctctccctcttctgcgCTATTCTGCACTGCTGCTGCCTCCTGTCACCCATTTTTGGGGATCTTGGCAAGAAATATGAACAGCGCAGTGCTCTCGTGTCTTTGAAGTGCGGGAGTTGCCACCATATCCACTGCACATCATAAGAGGCGGTGGATGAGAGGAAAAGGCTTAAGCTGTATTAAGCATCTGTTCACTAAGTGGTGTGCTGGGCtgatgtgagagagagtggtTCGCTCAACAGCATGCCGGTCGTGCACGGCTTGAGCTCACAGCATGACGCTGCAcatgatttctttttttaatttaagtctGTTTTGTCTGCCTTTTTAGATGTGGTAAAGGGCTCTCATCTGACTGGCATGTGCGTTTCTCTTAGTTGAATACATTTACTGCGAAGGGACTGTCTGTAAAAGTTCACAatttcccttgctcacttgctgttgtaaaaaaaaaagtgtcatgtCTGTCTTTTCTCTTGTAGTTAACAGTTAGAATTTAGATGAGTAACTCAAAGCCAATGGGTAAATTAAAGCCATTGCTTAATTTTGCTTAGAGTAATAAGTGATTATTAACAGTGTGAAACACAGCCCTCACTCTAAAGCTGAAAAAACGCCTTGAGTGATGATGGGCGTTTTGGGCGACATGAGCAAGTGTTTTGGAGTTGAATATCAGCCAACATGAGGTATGATGCAGTTTGGAGTATGGAAtcagaatgttggaatgctttatTTGCTGCTCTTGTCGTTGCTGCTCTGAAATAATGTAACGGAGCTCTCCGAGTTCCATGTAGCTGTTGCCACTTTTGGTGTGTTGGTGCGACGTACAATGAGAGGGGAAAATAGATTGTGAGCTGCCAGGGGAATCCGCTGCGGGCCTGGCTTTCCCTATTGATATCTGGCAACCTCGGCTGTTTGGATTGGACTGCCGCCGTGCCACATCCAACAGTTTGTTGATCTTTAGCCTGTGATTGATTTGTTTGGTTGTCGCGAGATGTGACTGACTCCTACCATTGCCAGAGAGGCAAAAATGACAGAAATATGTTGGGTACTGTGACTGCTGTCAGTTCAAATGACTGGCCTGCCATTACAGTGGCCTTAAGTTATAATAATCCCGCTTGCACAGAGCTCCGTAGAGGAAATGCTCTGGCTTGTTGAGGACCTTGTCAGGCAGTGGTTGGCAAGATTTCACCCCTCTGTATTATTCACCACTgactgaaattgtttttttttactgtttgtttgttgtgcGAACTGTGCAAATGCTGACCTCCAATAGGAGTATTTATGACCAAGCACGCCGCCATCATCTGAATGAAGTAGGAGCCTGGAAAATATGGAAGGATCTGCTTGAAGAGATGGCCCAAAGTACCACCCGATATTCCTTCTGCCCGTACTCTTAACATTTGCTACGACATTCAATTCATCATTCATTAAATCAAAGTAAAATATGCAGAACTATTCAATCAGAGTTATtagttcggaattaaaaacgtcatgtaaacgtagccattgagaTCTCACAAATTAGCCCATCTGTCTGGATGAAGGTTGTGTCAGTTGCGGCAGTTAGGATCTACTGATTTCTGTGAATAGGCCGGAGCAAACATGTGGcagggttgttttttttccctttctgaaCCCAGGATGTTTGTCCCAAAACAACTCCTCGCTCAAACCCCTGGATCTCCTCACATTTACAGTGTTGACTCCAGTCCTAACAGTGCAGAGCAAGGTGTGTAATGCTTTTCCCTGTAGAGGCGGCCTGGTCTGACTATAATGGCTGCGGTAATGAATGCTGTAGGAATGAAGTGCTGGATAATTGGTGGTGGACCTCACCGGGCTGTGGTGTGGAGCTGCTGATGCACTGAGAGGGAGTGTGAGGAGGAATCATTAGCAGTCTATTGTATTGAGTGGAGGGGATGTAGATGTTTTAAGGCTTAGCTGCTTCATCCACATCCCCCTCCATTTTTTTCAAGAGGGATAGCTAGCTCTGCTACAACAGTAGTCTTGTCAAAGAACAGAGAATTAACAATGACTCTTGGCTGATTGTGGTGCCGATTGCttttgccctcccctcccctcctgtgcTCCTTCTTTCCTCACCCACACTCACCCTCCCCGTTTCtcccgtcttctctctctcctccactccccatgTGTCCCTCGCTCAACTGTGGAATTTCCTCCTAGTAATGGTTTTGATAAAGACATTTTAAACCTTTTTCTCATCTTTCTCACAAATGTTTTGCCTAGTAATGGTCAAAGTGGTACAAGCtgaatatatttttaatgtccagtctctccctctccatccctccaccagaaaactctctcagttctctctcagtggtctctctctctagtaatggTGAACTTAACACGTAAGATGTTatgtcatatctctctctctttctctctttctctctttctctttctctctctctctctctctctctctctctctctctctctctctctctctctctctctctctctccatcaggaaACCGCGTATAAACTCCCAGCTGGTGGCACAGCAGGTGGCTCAGCAGTTTGCCCTCCCCCCTCCGGCCAAGAAGGAGCGGCGCGAGCGGCCCGAGCGAGGCGACAAGGAGCGGGGCGAGGGGGACCATCCCGAGGAGCATGAGCAGCAGGAGCGCGACGGAgaccaagaggaggagagggacagggagagagatgcagatggAGAACGGCCTGACATAACCCCTCCTCGCTCCACACAGCAGCCCGACGCAGAGCCCCTGGAGAAGGAGCACAAGGAGCCTGTCCACAAGGAGCCTGTCCACAAGGAGCCGATCCACAAGGAGCCCGTCCACAAGGAGCCAATCCACAAGGAGAAGAAAGACCGTGAGAAGGAGAAGGACGTCTCCATCAGCCCCGTTATCCCCGTCACCAAGAAGCCCAACAGCAAAAAGACCAGGTCTGAAATAGAccagctttttaaaaaatattccaaAGATTAATTCTGTATTTTTGAGGACCTCATTATAAATACCAGTAAGTAATAATATACCGGAGTTTGCTCTTAGAGTATTTTGTGACGccactctttttttcctctcctctcctctcctctcctctcctctcctctcctctcctctcctctcctagaccCAAGTCAGACAGCCAAAAGAGTCCACCATGTGATCGCAGCAGCATACAGTCCGGAAAGTCCAAGACCAAGAGCGCCCACATTATTTCAAGGtaggctttagtgtgtgtgtgcgtctgaacaCTGTAGTTTgtatgctttagtgtgtgtgcgtgcgcgtgcgcgcgtgtgtcgtCTCTTTGCCATCTGTCCATGTCTGATGCACTGTGTCCTGCTTGCTCTCCACATccagggctgtacattaagaccaattggtcgcatttTGAGCCTAAATTTTGGACTGTGCGAGGAAGAAAAATGAAACGGGCACACGTGTGCGAGTATGCTTTTCAACCCTTTTATTCACGTTTTACTCCTGCtcgagtgcatgattgcgagagctgcgcTTTTTTCCCTCGATTCCCTAATACTAAATGCGGTATGCCCTCCTCGCATGTATGCACTGCCTGTCTGACAGACAGCGTCAATCTCCCAGTGGGAATGCgcttcaaaaaagacggtcaatgttgcttgaattccgcgTTGGCTAAGATTGAACCATCTATGCTCCCGTAGccctcagaaaaaaaacagaatcgcaCAGAGCCATGGGCATATAACGCGCGCACGCTCATCTCCCAGTCGAATGTTCTGTGCCAaaacttcttacagcttttcgaaatgggctgctgtttaaaacgttcaaatgcaggagcttgcattgctaacaggaaacctttTGAATCCGGTAGTGAAATAGCCTCTCGGTTTGCTAACTCATGTGATTTAAAAGACGTCGCTGTTTTGGCGTTTTCCTTAACCGCTGTCTTCCCAATTACTTCGCAAACAATGCATCGCAAACAAAGTAGTATTAGTCAAGATAATAGTTTGAGGAGCATTCAGAACAGGTACCGGTAGTGTTCACTGCGCGCAAGGGCCAGTCTAGTTGGCCCAGCAGCTAACGGTGCTGTAGGGCAtggctatcaaaaagagcagccaacacagtgagataattttgcGCCTCCCAGTTTCATTACACACCGTGCCAACCCACGCGTTTGAGGAATAAACTATTTTTAAAAAGCCCGTTGGATTAGCGTGTGGCCTTACCTACTATGTTTAAGACTAAATAAACTACTCAATCTAGTTCAGTAATCATGTGATTACATGTTTCAATCACGAAGCCAtagtaataataggctaataataataataataataataataataataataataataataataataataagtaggcTAATGGGAACTGTGGTTTCCTCCCTGTTTTTGTTGCACTGGGTAATGGCATAGgctattgtgcatgaagatgaagaaaaagcCCTTCAATTTCTCCCTATCACTTAGTTAGGTCACATAGGCTACCACCTTGGCTGGAGGGGGGGGTCCCACATCACTTgttatgaaactgcacaacacagacctttttcatgaacatctGTGGTTACAGGTCTTATTCTGGTTAACCCACCACCAACCTTGgttaatatgttttctgtggaaaacacaaCCAGACTCTCTCTGTGCATTATTGCTGCGTGATCAATGGTACAATATtaagcacagtaggcctattttacataaaaaaacacaataatgtTTTGTAAGTGTCGCGAAATTTTGCTCCTAAATTTTtgtctgtgctcctaaatttttgtctgtgctcctaaactttttcatttaggagcaccagtgctcctagtgaaaaagcttaacgtacagccctgaCATCATCCACTCAACACAGCCTCCATCACTctctgttttctttcctttttcgaAAACAAAACCATTTTATTATTTGACATGCAAACTCTGTCCTGAGGCTGTTCAATTGACCAAAAACGCTGGTGCTGCTGGACCCATTTTCTGAATACCAGTGCCTCCAGAGATGGCGAACCGTTTTCAACACTGTAGAAAGacaaaatgcacacgcacacgcgcgcacacacacacacactgtctatgtgtgcatgtctctgtctatctctctctctgacaaacactcacactcttgGAAAAGATGAGCCGTGTGCGCCTGTGTCAATCACACAAGTGACTGCCACAGTGACTGTTGCACGGGAGTGGAGCCGTCAGACAGCCGCTGTCTTGGTAATGAACAAGACGTGCACAAGGCTCGCCTTTGAAAAATGAATGGAGGGGCATGCCGATTCATAAATGCTCTTCGCCCACTCtcggctttctttctttctctccctctcacgctCTCTTTTCTTCTTGCTCTTGCTCAAGTCCATTCCAATCCAATCTCGCTGCCAAAGACACTCTCTTGCCTTCTCCATCTGCCTGTCTGGTTTTAAAagcttcctctcctttctttgtctttttgtctctcactgtatgtctctctgtctctttcttattttttctctctctctctctctctctctctctctctctctctctctctctctctctctctctccctctctctctctaccccctctccctccccctcctcctcctctctgagcCAGTCTGTCTGAAAGACTGTAGCGTGGCCCAGGCTGAAAGTGAGCAGTgccgtctgtctccctctcccacgCATGCAGCCACGAGCTGGGCTGGCGGCCCTCCTGCCGTGACGTCGCTGAGCTGAGCACTGCACAACACAAAAGCTCACTGTGTCATAGTCTGCAAGAGAGCAGTTGTTTTTGTTTCTAAAGAACCCCTTGCCTctgttctctccccttctcctgtgtgcgtgtgtgcgtgcgtgcgtgcgtgcgtgcgtgcgtgcgcgtgtgtgtgtgtgtgtgcgcgtgtgtgtgtgtgtgtgtgcgctcgtgtgggTCTCCTGTGCCCCCCCACCTCCAGGCCCAAGCTGAAGAACATCGACCGCAGCACGGCGCAGCAGCTGGCCATCACCGTGGGCAACGTGACGGTGATCATCACAGACTTCAAGGAGAAGACGCgctcctgctccacctcctcctccaccgtcaCCTCCAGTGCCGGCTCAGAGCAGCAGCACCAGAGCTCCGGCTCCGAAAGCATGGACAAGGGCTCCTCGCGCGCCTCCACCCCGAAAGGAGAGCTCTCGGTGGGCCACGACGAGTCGttttgagcccccccccccccccaccctggaagtttgccccattttttgccccCAAATTTGACCCCAttcctc from the Engraulis encrasicolus isolate BLACKSEA-1 chromosome 14, IST_EnEncr_1.0, whole genome shotgun sequence genome contains:
- the rybpb gene encoding RING1 and YY1-binding protein B, encoding MGDKKSPSRPKRQAKPTADDGFWDCSVCTFKNSAEAFKCSICDVRKGTSTRKPRINSQLVAQQVAQQFALPPPAKKERRERPERGDKERGEGDHPEEHEQQERDGDQEEERDRERDADGERPDITPPRSTQQPDAEPLEKEHKEPVHKEPVHKEPIHKEPVHKEPIHKEKKDREKEKDVSISPVIPVTKKPNSKKTRPKSDSQKSPPCDRSSIQSGKSKTKSAHIISRPKLKNIDRSTAQQLAITVGNVTVIITDFKEKTRSCSTSSSTVTSSAGSEQQHQSSGSESMDKGSSRASTPKGELSVGHDESF